The following nucleotide sequence is from Fructobacillus americanaquae.
AAGGTGTTTTTTAAAACGTGTTAAAACGTGTTAAATACAAGTTAAACGATTGTTTTTAAAAGGTTGTCCCCCATTTGTCCCCCATTATTTATTGAGTATATTTAATTTGTTCAAAGCTTTTAAATTTTCTTCGCTTCGTTTGTCTTCAAGAAGATGAGCATAAATTCCGAGAGTGATGTTTGTGTTAGCGTGTCCCAAACGTTCACTGACGTATTGAACCGAAATGTCATTAGCCAGTAGATAACTAGCGTGAGTGTGACGCAAACCGTGGAAGGTGATTTGTTTTGAATTATCTTTTTTCAAATAATTTTTTAAGGTATGATTGCAGGCAGCACTTGTGGATGGATAACCATTTATCCCTTGAAAAACGAACCCATCACCGAACTCCCATTTCTTGAATAAGTCTACTAAATCATCAGGCATCGATATGGTTCGAACGGATGATTTTGTTTTAGTTGGCTTAAACTCGTGGCTGATTTGGTCCCACGTTTCCACAATACTGATTGTTTTGTTGTTTAGGTCAACGTTTTTTGGCCTTAATCCAGCTATTTCAGCGTATCTCATGCCAGTCAGACAGGCGGTGATTATCATGTGTGCAGAAATTGAGTTGCTTTGTTTAGCACGTTTTATTAGCTTTTGAAATTCATCGTTTTCAAGGAATTTCATCTCAGCTGTCTTACTTTCAACTTTGCCAGTATTGTAGACGTTGCGAGTAAAATCACGAGTTGTATAGCCTTCGTCAAAGGCGTAACGACCGAACTCTGAGATAATATTATTCACTCGTTTGGTTGAAACCTTAACGTGTGTCTGGCCGTATTTATTTAGCAATTCTTGGAAGTCTGATGAACGAATATCTGACACTAATTTATCGGGCCACTCTTTTTCAACTAACTTCAGCACGGTATTGAACCATAGTTTTGTCGAACGGGCTATTTTTGGCTCTTTGAAAATTTGATACCATTTAAGCATCGTTGGATAGAATAGCTTTGCTGTCGTTGATAATTCGCCAGAATATTTTTTAGATTCTGTTAGGTTTGCCCATTTTTGAGCTTCAGATTTTGTTGTAAACCCAGATTTACGTTTTTTCTTTCGAACACCATCAACACGATAGACAATTTCAACTGTCCAATTGTTTGATCGTTTGTAAATACTCGCCATAAGTGTTCCTTTCCTAAAATTGGCACAAATAAAAAAGCCTAGGGCTTAATCATTAGTGAATTTTAATTCTGATAGGTCAACTGTTACTCCAAATTTTCCATATCCTTCTTTTATCTCTGCTTTTACAATGGTTTCTTCATCAAGTACTAAACCGATTCCCTTTGGTAAGTAACCAATTCTTCCGCTTCTTGATATGCGTGCTCGCTCCGGCGTTTCATATCTTGAGTATACGGCAATAGCATTTGGGTCAACTTTATTATCCGGGTCTGGTACAAGTGAAAGAAAAATATCATGCTCAGTATATCCTCCAGTATTCCAGAGACCACCTTTGTCTTTCACAATATTTCTAAGTATTTTGTCAGCATCGGTATATGTAGTGCCGACAACTTTTACTTTTCCTTTGTTTGACACGTTTGTTTTTGGCGAACTGTTAACAGTTGATTCGATGTGGTCAAATGAATTGAAACCTAATATTTTTGGTTTGGTTTTTTCTCTTTCAAAATCTTTATCTTCATTATCAGATTCTTCATTTAAGGGATGATAGCTGTTATTATTTTCTTTTTTTAACCTACGCTTTTCTTTTTGATCAGGGCTTAGGTATCCAATAAGGAAAAAAGATCCTAAGATAACCATTATTAGAATTCCCCAAAAACTAAAAATGAAAGATACAACCCAAAATAAAAAGACCAATAATATCAGTAAATAAATAAACGGCATATTTTCTCCTTAAAACTGCTGACTGTATTCAGTCTCTACATACTCTTCTAACCATGATGGAATCTTATAAACTTCCATGAACGTTTGAACGCTAGTCGGTCGTTTAATGCCCATCAACATATCAATAGCGTGTTTGTGCATCTCATATTCTTCGCCACGTTGGAAGTAGGGGCTAAATCGATACACAGCGTTAGGTAAATTATTACCATACATAATATGGCTTAATTCATGAGCCAAACGAAAAGCATAACTAGACTTTTTATAAGCCGGATTCATGAAAACAATCTTGTTATCCGGCATTGATGTATCAGAGTCATCATCATCTAGGCTGTCAACGTCAACGATTGTAATAGTGTTTTGTTTTGCTATTTTTTCAAGCGAGTATATGATTTCTTCCACTTATTTACCTTTCTTGTCAGCCATGATAAAACGGGCATATTCTAACAACTTTTCTCGTGTTTCGTCAGAAACGGGCTTACCATCGAAAGCCATGATTAATGTATCGTCAGCAATATCAGTTGTTTTATCTTTTGAGTCGTAACTATTCATTTGATTAGTACGGCCTAATAGGTAGTCGGTAGATACATTCAATACGTCGGCAACCTTCTGTAAATTATCAGCTTTTGGTGTCGATTTTTTCCAACCGTAAATAGCTTTATTGCTCAATCCTGCTCTGTCATTAATACTATCTATTGATAGTTTTCTGAGTTCTGCAACTCTTTTTATTCGTTCAAAAACCACTGTCATATCAACGTGTCCTATCTTAAAACATAATAAAAGTTTGGAAAAAAGAACAAAAGTGTTGACTTGTTGATTTTATCCAACTATACTATGTCTTGTAAGTTAATTACGCAAACAAAAAACAATTAAAACTAAAGTGTCTTGGCGGGCTACTAAAGGTTATAACAGGTCTTTTGTTATGCATTTACTTTGTCATTATAGTTGGTTTTATCCAACTTGTAAAGTAAAACTTACAAACATTTGTTACTGAAAGGAGAGAAGAGGAGATGAAACTTTCAAAAGCTTTATGCCTATTGTTTAAAAGCAAAAAAGGTGTGCAGATATTTGAAAAACGGAAAAGCTATGAGCCTGGTTATGAATTCGAAATTACCCATGTTTACGCCAAAACAAAAAGGCATCCGAAGATGCCTGATGATTATGTTGTAGTAGTTATCCCAAAGTAAAAAGAAAGAGAAAACGTATGAATTTAATTAAAGCAGTTAAAAAATGTCGTAGTGGTAAACGAGGCTTTCAACTTAAAGGTTACCCAACCGATTTTATTTTTGTTCCTGATTTGATGTCTGGCGGAAGTATTTTATTTCGAAATCAAGATGGTTCGTTTATTGAAGCGCCAAATCAAGCAGATGGTCCAGCATTGTGGAATCCAACCGTTAGTGATTTTGAACGAAAAGACTGGGTAATTGTTGAATTTAAAAACCAGCTCCCTAAGCGGAAACTGGTTAAAAATTACAAACAGTTAAATAACCCACATAATCATCAGTTTTCAAACTGAAAGTCTTTTGAAAGTGATACGGCAGTAATCTTATTGCTTCCCGGAATACCTTCAACACCAATAATACGAACAATCGATTTTACAGCCGAATAGAATGCAGGACTATCATCAAAACACTTCATATCTGAACAAACAACAGTGGTTGGTAATCCATTCTTCTTGGTGGCATCAATCAATTCAAGAATAATTGATTTTTCGTAGTTCATAACAATTCTCCTTTCAATTTACTAGACAAATGAGTCAGTAGTTAAAGGATAGCAAAAACAGAAAGGAGGTTTCCATGTCAGTAAAAGAAGCGAAGAGAATTCTTGAAGAAGAGCGTTTTAAGTTTCAATTTCATTTAAAGATGAAAGGAATCAAGCAAGCCCAGTTGGCAAAAGTCGTTGATTCATCACCGTCTTATGTGCGCCAATTGTTGAGTGGTAACGCCAGTGGCCCAGCTGCTCATGACAACTTGCAAAAGTTGTTCGATTTCACAGGATACGAAGGCGAAAACTGGTTTTAAAGAAAAGAGACAAGGGTATGTATGAACGATTTAAGCCAGATAGGCAATATACACAACAACAGATAATGGACGAACTTGGTATTAAATCAAACGATACTTTCCGGAAAAATTATAAGAAAAAGAAAGGGTTTCCAAAGCCAATACAAGGTGGTAAGACTCATCCAGTTTGGGACGGCTTATCTCTTCGTAATTATTTCTTCAAGTTGTCAAACCGTTACGCATAAGAAAGGACAAACAATGACACTCATGCAATTTAATGATTTGTTGATGTTTGTAATTGGCACAAGCGTTACCACGCTTTCTATCATGGCATACAAATACTACAAGCAATCA
It contains:
- a CDS encoding site-specific integrase, producing MASIYKRSNNWTVEIVYRVDGVRKKKRKSGFTTKSEAQKWANLTESKKYSGELSTTAKLFYPTMLKWYQIFKEPKIARSTKLWFNTVLKLVEKEWPDKLVSDIRSSDFQELLNKYGQTHVKVSTKRVNNIISEFGRYAFDEGYTTRDFTRNVYNTGKVESKTAEMKFLENDEFQKLIKRAKQSNSISAHMIITACLTGMRYAEIAGLRPKNVDLNNKTISIVETWDQISHEFKPTKTKSSVRTISMPDDLVDLFKKWEFGDGFVFQGINGYPSTSAACNHTLKNYLKKDNSKQITFHGLRHTHASYLLANDISVQYVSERLGHANTNITLGIYAHLLEDKRSEENLKALNKLNILNK
- a CDS encoding ImmA/IrrE family metallo-endopeptidase, whose amino-acid sequence is MEEIIYSLEKIAKQNTITIVDVDSLDDDDSDTSMPDNKIVFMNPAYKKSSYAFRLAHELSHIMYGNNLPNAVYRFSPYFQRGEEYEMHKHAIDMLMGIKRPTSVQTFMEVYKIPSWLEEYVETEYSQQF
- a CDS encoding helix-turn-helix domain-containing protein, translating into MTVVFERIKRVAELRKLSIDSINDRAGLSNKAIYGWKKSTPKADNLQKVADVLNVSTDYLLGRTNQMNSYDSKDKTTDIADDTLIMAFDGKPVSDETREKLLEYARFIMADKKGK
- a CDS encoding helix-turn-helix domain-containing protein, with translation MSVKEAKRILEEERFKFQFHLKMKGIKQAQLAKVVDSSPSYVRQLLSGNASGPAAHDNLQKLFDFTGYEGENWF